In the Nocardioides marmotae genome, CTCGTGCGGCAGGCGCTGCGGATGCGCCCGGACCGGATCGTGGTCGGCGAGGTGCGCGGCGGGGAGGTCGTGGACCTGCTCGCCGCGCTCAACACCGGCCACGACGGCGGCTGCGGGACCTTGCACGCCAACTCCGCGGTCGACGTGGCCGCCCGCGTCGAGGCCCTCGCGCTGGCCGGCGGCCTGGACCGGGCGGCCGCCCACAGCCAGCTCGCCTCCGCCCTCGACGTGGTGCTCCACCTCGTCCGGCCCCGCGGCGGGCGCCGCCGCCTGGCGCAGGTCGCGGTGACCGAGCGCCGCCCCGACGGCACCGTCGGGCTCGTGCCGGCGGTCGAGGCCGCCGCCGACGGCACCGTCCGCGCGGGGCCGGGCGCCGACCGGCTCGAGGAGCTGCTCGACCGCCGGGGCGCGGCGTGAGCGTCCTCGGGGTCGGGGCGGGGCTGCCGGGGGTCGTGGTGTCGGGTCTCGTGCTGCCTGGTCCCGCGCTGCCTGGTCTCGTGCTGCCGGGGTCGGTGGCGGGGGTCGCGCTGCCGGCGGCGGCGCTCGCGGCGGGCGCCGCGGTGCTGCTCCTGGTGCCCGGCCCGACCCGGCTGGCCGGGCCCGCGGCGGGCCGCCCGGGCTCCTCCTCCGCCGCCTCCGCCTCGCGGTTGCCGCTCGGCCTCGCGGCCCCGCTGGCCGGTGGCCTGCTGCTCCTGGGCGCGGGGGTCACGACGACGGCCCTCGCCCTGGTCGCGGCGCTGGCCGCGCTGGGCGGCCGGTCCCTCGTCCGCAGCCATCGGCGGCGCCGCGCCGCGGTCGTCGCCGGCGAGCAGGTGCTCGAGGCGTGCGAGCAGCTGGCCTCCGAGCTCGCCTCCGGCCAGCCGCCCGGCGCGGCGCTGGAGCGGGCCGCCGTCTCCTGGCCGGCGCTGGCGCCGGTCGCCGCGGCGCACCGGATGGGCGCGGACGTGCCGTCGGCGCTGCGGGAGACCGCCGCCCTCCCGGGGGCGGGCGACCTGCGCCTGGTGGCGGCGGCCTGGCAGGTCGCCTCGCGCACCGGGCAGGGCCTCGCCGACGCCGTCGACCGGGTCGGGGCGGACCTCCGGGCCGCGGGGTCGACCCGCCGCATCGTCCGGGGCGAGCTGGCCTCCGCGCGGGCGACGGCGCGGCTCGTCGGCTGCCTGCCGGTGCTGGCGCTGCTCATGGGGTCGGGGGCGGGCGGCGACCCGTGGGGCTTCCTGCTCGGCCACCCCGTGGGGCTCGCCTGCCTCGCCGCCGGTCTCGCGCTCGGGTGGGCCGGCCTGGCCTGGATCGAGGCGATCGCCCGCGACGTGGACGGCGCGACGTGAGCCCGGTCGTGCTGGCCGCGCTCGCGGCCGGCCTCGCCGCGGCCCTGCTGCCGCCGGCCCGCGAACGGCTGCCCGCCACCGGCCCGCCCGTGCCGGCCGCGGTCGAGGCGGGCTGGATGCGGCGGCAACGACCCGCGCTCGCGCTGCTGACCGGTGCGTCGGCGTACCTCTTCGTGGGCGGGCCGGCCGCTCCCGTCGCCGCGGTGGCCGCCGCGGTCGGCGCCTGGGTGGCGCTGGGCCGCGCGGAACCGCCGCAGGCCCGGCGGCGGCGCGAGGCCGTGCGCCGGGAGCTGCCGCACGTGGTCACCCTGCTCGCGACCGCGCTGCGCGCCGGCTCGGCGCCCGGCGAGGCGGTCGACCTGGTCTGCCGCGCGCTACCGGGTCCGGCCGCCGACCGGCTCGCCCCTGCCGCCGCCCGGCTCGCGCTCGGGGTGGACCCGGCGACGGTGTGGTCGGGCCTCGGGGGCGACGCCGAGCTCGCGCCGCTCGGGCGGGCCCTCGCGCGGGCGCACGCCACCGGGGCGCCGGTCGTGGCCGCGGTGGAGCGGCTGGCCGACGAGCTCGCGGCTCGGGCCCGGGCCGAGGTCGAGGACCGCGCGCGGACGGTCGGCGTACGGGCCGCTGTCCCGCTGGGGCTGTGCCTGCTGCCCGCCTTCCTGCTCGTCGGCATCGTGCCGCTCGTCGCGGGCCTGCTGGGTGAGCTGACCCGGTGACCGGCCCGTTCGCGTCCACAGCCGGCGCTCGTGCACCCGGGTGCACACCCGGCCGCCGACAGCCCGGCGGGCGGGCGTGCCGCGCCGCACGCTCGTCCCACCCGGCCACGACCGTGGCCCGTCCCGAAGGAGCACGCATGTCCCTCCCGAGCACCCGCCGCCGCACTGGAAGCCGGCTGCCTCGTCCGGCCCGGCCGACCCGTCGTGAGGACGGCATCACGACCGCCGAGTACGCCGTCGGCACGGCTGCCGGCGCCGGCCTCGCCGGCCTGCTCTACAAGATGCTCAGCGGCGGCTTCGGCAACGAGCTGCTGAAGACCCTGTTCGACCACGTCCTGGGCCTGCTGGGCATCGGATGAGCCGCCGCACCGGCCGCGGGCGTGGTCTGGGGACCCGGACCCGGACCCGCCGACGCGACGACCGGGGGATGGCGACCGCCGAGCTCGCGCTCGTGCTGCCGGCCCTCGTCGCCGTGACCGCCGGGCTGGTCTGGCTGCTCGCGGTCGGTGCGGCCCAGCTGCGGGTGGTCGACGCCGCCCGGGAGACCGCGCGGGCCGCCGCGCGGGGCGACGACGCCGCCGCGGCCGTCGCCCGTGGGGAGCGGGTCGCGCCGCCCGGCGGCCGGGTCGTGCTGCGCCGCTCCGGTGGCGAGGTCATGGCCGAGGCGACCGGGGAGGTCGACGGCCCCGGCGGGTTGTTCGACTTCATGCCGGCGATCACGGTGCACGCCACCGCCCACGCGCTGGACGAGGCGGCCCTCCCGTGAGCCGGCCGTGACCCGGCCGCGATGGGGGCCGGCGGTGGACGAGCGAGGGTCGGTCACCCTCTTCGCGGTCGGCTGCCTGGCGCTCCTGCTGCTCGTGGGCTCCGCGCTCGGTGTCGTCGCCGCGATGGTCGGCGCCCACCGCACGGCCCAGTCCGCGGCCGACCTGGCCGCCCTGGCCGGCGCCGCGACCGTCGCCGCTCCCGGACGGGGCGACCCGTGCGCCGCGGCAGCCGCGATCGCCGGCCGCAACGGCGCCGTACTGCTCACCTGCACCGTCGAGGGACGCGAGGTCCGCGTGCGCGCCGAGGCCCCCGGCCCGCGCTGGCTCGGCCAGGTCGCCGACCTCGCCGCCGACGCCCGAGCCGGCCCCGCCTGAGGGCCGCGGCCGGTCCCCGGTTCGGCTCGGCTCGGGCTCGGCTCGGCTCGGCTCGGCTCGGCGGGCCTGTCCGAGCTGCCCGGATGGCCACGCTGGAGAGTGTCGGTTCGGCTGCATACCTTGATGGACAGCCGCCCCGGGGAGCACCCGGCCGCGCCGGAGCGGCCCCGGGCTCAGCCGTCGCCGAGCAGCACGTCGAGCAGGGCGGCGGCGCCGTGCTTGTCGAGCGGGTTGTTCTGGTTGCCGCACTTGGGCGACTGGATGCAGGAGGGGCAGCCCTCGTCGCAGGCGCAGGAGCGGATGGCGTCGCGGGTGGCGCCCAGCCACTCCCGGGCGGCGGCGAACCCGCGCTCGGCGAAGCCGGCACCGCCGGGGTGGCCGTCGTGGACGAAGACGGTGAGCATGCCGGTGTCGGCGTGCAGGGCGGTCGAGACGCCGCCGATGTCCCAGCGGTCGCAGGTGGCGAAGAGCGGGAGCAGCCCGATCGAGCAGTGCTCGGCGGCGTGGGCCGCGCCGGGCAGGTCGCGCTTGTCGAGACCGGCCTCGACCAGGGCGTGCTCAGGGACGGTCCACCACACGGCGGTCGTGCGCAGCGAGCGGGCGGGCAGGTCGAGCGGCTCCTCGCTGACCACCTCGCCGCTGGGCTGGCGCCGCTTGAGGTAGGAGACGACCTGGTGGGAGACGTCCACGTCACCGAGCGCGAGCCGGCAGTCGCCCCAGCGCTGGGCCTCGCGCTCGGCCACGATGGTGATGTCGGTGACCTCGCGCGCGGAGGTGGAGTAGTCGACGTCGGTGCGGTCGATCACCGCGACGTGCTCGTCGAGGTCGAGGGCGGAGACGAGGTAGGTCTCGCCGCGGTGGACGTAGACGGCGCCGGCGTGGGCGGTGCCGTGGGCGCTGGAGGCATCGACCGTGCCGACGACCCGGCCGGTCCCGCCCTCGACCAGCTGCACCGGGCGCCCGCCGGCGGAGCGGATGTCGGCCAGGTCGGCGGCCCGGCGCCGGTCGGTCCAGAACCAGCCGCGGGGGCGCTTGCGCAGCAGCCCGGCCGCCGTCAGCTGGTCGACCACCGCGGGCGCGGTCGGGCCGAAGAGGTCCAGCTCGTCGGCGGCGAGCGGGATCTCCTGCGCGGCCGCGCACAGGTGCGGGCCGAGGACGTAGGGGTTGCCCGGGTCGAAGACGGTCGCCTCGACCGGTCGGCCGAGCAGGGTCTCGGGGTGGTGGACGAGGTAGGTGTCCAGCGGGTCGTCGCGGGCGACGAGCACGCCGAGAGCGTCCTGCGCGCCGCGGCCGGCCCGGCCGACCTGTTGCCACAGCGCGGCGCGGGTGCCGGGGAAGCCGGCCATCAGCACGGCGTCGAGGCCGCTGATGTCGATGCCGAGCTCGAGCGCGTTGGTCGCCGCCATCCCGGTGATCTCGCCGCGCCGCAGCGCCTGCTCGAGGGCGCGCCGCTCCTCGGGCAGGTAGCCGCCGCGGTACGACGCGACCCGCCCGGGCAGCGAGGGGTCGACGTCGGCGAGCAGCTCGGCGGCGGTCATCGCCACCTGCTCGGCGCCGCGCCGGGAGCGGATGAAGGCCAGCGTGCGGACGTCCTCGGCGACGAGGTCGGCGAGCAGGTCGGCGGTCTCGGAGGAGGCCGCCCGACGCACCGGGGCGCCGTTCTCGCCGGTGTAGGAGGTGAACGGCGGCTCCCACAGCGCCAGGGAGACCTGGCCGCGGGGCGAGGCGTCGCCGGTCACCGCCAGCACGTCGAGCCCCGTGAGCCGCCCGGCCGCGACCTCGGGGTCGGCGACGGTGGCCGAGGCGAGCACGAACGTCGGCGACGCGCCGTACGACGCGCACACCCGCCGCAGCCGCCGCAGCACGTGGGCGACGTGGGCGCCGAAGACCCCGCGGTAGTGGTGGCACTCGTCGACCACGACGTAGCGCAGCGAGCCGAGGAACTGCGCCCAGCGCTGGTGCCCGGGGAGCAGCGAGCGGTGCAGCATGTCGGGGTTGGTCAGGACGTACTCGGCGTGGTCGCGCGCCCAGTCGCGCTGGTCGCGGCCGCTGTCGCCGTCGTGGGTCGTGGCGCGGACCCCGAGCCCGAGCTCGGTGACGCCGGCGAGCTGGTCCTGCGCCAGGGCCTTGGTCGGGGCGAGGTAGAGCACGGTCGCGCCGCGCTGCCCGCGCCGGCCGCGACCGGCGAGGACGTCGGTGAGGGCCGGGAGCTGGTAGGCCAGCGACTTGCCCGAGGCCGTGCCGGTGGCGAGCACGACGTGCTGCCCGGCGTGCGCGGCGTCGGCGGCGACGGCCTGGTGGCGCCAGGGCAGCGCCACGCCGCGGGCCCCGAACGCCTCGACGACCGCGGGGTCGGCCCAGGCCGGCCAGTCGGCGGTCACGGCCGCGCGCGGGGGCAGGACCTCGAGGTGGGTCAGCCGGCCCTCCCGGCCCGGGACCGAGGCGAGCCGGTCGACCAGGTCGGCCATCGCGGGCCGGTGCGCAGCGGTCGAGGTCACCACGCCAGTGTCTCAGGGGCCGGGGACAGGAGCCTTCTTTACTGACTTTGTGCACCGCCCCGGTCGGCCGTGGTTTGATAGTGCGGGCCGAGTGTCGGGGAGGGGATAGGAACCCCGTACAGTCGCCCAACGACCGGACAGTCTCCAGGGAGAGAACGTGGACCTGACTCTTGCGACGCGCGACGTCGATGGGACGACCATCGTTGCCGTCGGTGGCGAGATCGACGTGTACACGGCTCCCAAGCTGCGCGACAAGATCACCGAGCTGGTCGCCGATGGCGTCTACGACCTCATCATCGACATGGAGGCCGTGGAGTTCCTCGACTCCACCGGGCTCGGCGTGCTCGTCGGCGGCCTGAAGAAGGTCCGCGCGCACGACGGCTCGCTGCAGCTGGTCTGCACCCAGGACCGCCTGCTGAAGATCTTCCGGATCACCGGCCTGGCGAAGGTCTTCGTCATCCACGACTCCGCGGACGCCGCGCTCGCGGGCAGCTGAGGTCTCCGACCCGCACCACGAGCACCACGCGTCTCACCCGCTCCACCGCCCGGCCGCGCCCCTCGGGGACGCGGCCGTCGTGCGTCCCGGCCCGTCCCCGCCCGTCCCCGCCCGGCCGCGCCGTGCCGCGGCCCGCGACGCGCCGGGTGATTCGGGCCCCGTCGTCGCGCCCCGGGGCGCCGCGGCGTGCGTAGACTCCCGCTCGATCGTGACCTGGATCACGTCGACGCCGCTGCCGGCGTGATCGCATCCCTCACCTCAGGAGGTAGCGCATGACCGGGATCCATCCCGCCGTCGCGGTGGAAGGGGGGAACCTCGTCCTCGTCCTCGTCGTCGCACTCATCGCGCTCGGCGCGCTCGCGATGGCGGTGATGTTCCGCCAGGAGGTCCTCGCCGCCCCCGAGGGCTCGCCGAGCATGAAGGTGATCGCCACGGCGGTCCAGGAGGGGGCCAACGCCTACCTCCAGCGCCAGTTCCGCACGCTGGCGGTCTTCGCCGTGGTGGCGTTCTTCCTGCTCCTGGTCCTGCCCGCCGACGACGCGCTCGTCCGGGTCTTCCGATCGGTCTTCTTCCTGGTGGGCGCGGGCTTCTCCGCGGCCATCGGCTACCTGGGCATGTCGCTCGCGGTCCGCGCGAACCTGCGCGTCGCCGCCGCGGCGGAGAACACCGGCCGCGAGCCGGCGATGAACATCGGGTTCCGCACCGGCGCGGCCGTCGGCATGGCCACGGTCGGCCTCGGCCTGCTCGGCGCGAGCACCGTCGTGCTGTTCTTCCAGGACGAGGCCCCCGACGTCCTCGAGGGCTTCGGCTTCGGGGCCGCCCTGCTGGCGATGTTCATGCGCGTCGGCGGCGGCATCTTCACCAAGGCCGCGGACGTCGGGGCCGACCTGGTCGGCAAGGTGGAGAACAACATCCCCGAGGACGACCCGCGCAACGCCGCGACCATCGCCGACAACGTCGGTGACAACGTCGGCGACTGCGCCGGCATGGCCGCCGACCTCTTCGAGTCCTACGCCGTCACCCTGGTCGCCGCGCTGATCCTCGGCTCGCAGGCCTTCGGCGACAAGGGCCTGGTCTTCCCGCTGCTCGTCCCGGCGATCGGCGCGCTCACCGCGGTGGCCGGTGTCTACCTGTGCAAGCCCCGCGTGGGTGAGAACGGCCTGACCACCATCAACCGCGCCTTCTACATCTCCGCCGGCGTCGCGGCGCTGGCCTGCATCGTGCTGTCCTTCGTCTACCTGCCGACCAGCTTCGACGACCTCACCGGCATCCCGCCGGGCGGCAGCCCGCTCGACCTCGCCTTCGGGTACGACGCCGCCGACGGCAACCCCGCGCTGATCGCCGCCCTCGCGGTCGTCATCGGCGTGGTGCTCGCGGCCGCGATCCTCGCGCTGACCGGGTACTTCACCGGCACCGAGTTCAAGCCGGTCAAGGACGTCGGCAGCACCTCCCTCACCGGGCCGGCCACCGTGATCCTCTCCGGCCTCGCGGTCGGCTTCGAGTCGGCGGTCTACACGACGCTGGTCATCGGCGCCGCCGTCTTCGGGGCGTTCCTCCTCGGCGGCGGGTCGCTCTCGATCGCCCTGTTCGCGGTGGCGCTCGCCGGATGCGGGCTGCTGACCACGGTCGGCGTCATCGTCGCGATGGACACCTTCGGGCCGGTCTCGGACAACGCCCAGGGCATCGCGGAGATGTCCGGCGACGTGGGCCCGGAGGGCGCGCAGATCCTCACCGAGCTCGACGCGGTCGGCAACACCACCAAGGCGATCACCAAGGGCATCGCGATCGCGACCGCCGTGCTGGCGGCGAGCGCGCTGTTCGGCTCCTACATCGGCACCGCGATCGACAAGCTGCTCGAGATCGAGGGCAGCGAGGACGACAGCCTGAGCTTCTTCGTCTTCAGCCCCGACGTGCTCGTCGGCCTGCTCATCGGCGTCGCGGTGGTCTTCCTCTTCTCCGGCCTCGCGATCAGCGCGGTCGGCCGGGCCGCCGGCGCCGTCGTCTACGAGGTGCGCCGCCAGTTCCGCGAGATCCCCGGGATCATGGAGGGCACCGGCCGGCCGGAGTACGGCAAGGTCGTCGACATCGTCACCCGCGAGTCGCTGCGCGAGCTGGCCACGCCCGGCATCCTGGCGATCCTCGCCCCGATCGCGGTCGGGTTCGGGCTCGGGGTGGGCCCGCTGGCCGGCTTCCTCGCCGGCGCGATCGGCGCGGGCACGCTGATGGCGGTGTTCCTCGCGAACGCCGGCGGGGCGTGGGACAACGCCAAGAAGCTGGTCGAGGACGGCCACCACGGCGGCAAGGGGTCCCCGGCCCACGAGGCGACGATCATCGGCGACACGGTCGGCGACCCGTTCAAGGACACCGCGGGCCCCGCGATCAACCCGCTGATCAAGGTGATGAACCTGGTCTCGCTGCTCATCGTCGGCGCGGTCGTCTCGCTCACCCTGGGCGAGGACGCCAACCGGCCGCTGTCGATCGTCATCGCGCTCGTCGCGGCGGCGGGCATCGCGGCCGCGGTGGTCGTCTCCAAGCGCCGCTCGGTCGTCATCGGGGACGACGACGGCAACCCGGCCCCGCCCCCGGCGCCGCCCGCCCCGCCGACCGGCGCCACCGACCCGGCCGTCGGCCCGGTCGGCGACCCGGTCGGCGATCCGGCCGGTGGTCCGGTGCTCGACGACCACCCGACGCGGCCCTACCAGTCGCCGACGCCCTAGTCGGAGACAACCGGCCGAGCACACACCTTGCCGGACACATCTGGGCACCACGCACGAGAGCCCCCGACGCGACCGCGTCGGGGGCTCTCGTGTGGTGCTGGGTCCTACTTCTTCTTCAGCACCGTCAGCACGACCACGGCGGAGCGGGAGCCGGCGGTGGTGCTGCTGCCGGCGTACACCGCGCGCAGCTTGTGCTTGCCCGGCTTCAGCTTGGGCAGGGTGACCGACTTCCGGCCGTTGTCGGAGGCGCGGACGACGTACTTCTTGATCGCCTTGCCGCGGTTCAGCACGGTGACGGTGCCGGCCGGGGTGAGGCCGTCGGCGCCGAGGCGGATCTTCAGGACGCCCTTGGCGCCCTTGGCGACCTTCTTCTTGGCCAGTCCGACGGTGACGGTGGTGCCGACCTTGGCGACCTGCACCGGGTCGGTGCTGGCCCGGCCCGGCTCGTAGCCGACCCGGGTGGCCGCGACGGCCGCCCAGACCTGCTGGCCGGCGTCGGCGCCGCGCACGACGTACGTCGAGCCGGTCTCACCGAAGATCTCCTCGCTGCCGCGCATCCACTGGTAGGCGAACTGCACGGTGCCGGTGCCGCTCCAGGTGCCGGGGTTGACCGACAGGGTGCGGCCGACCACCGCCGCGCCGCCGAGGGTGGGGGCGCCGATCGCGGTCGGCGCGTCGCCGAGGGCGGGGGTGACCTCGGCGGTGGAGACCGTCGAGAGCTCGCCCTTGGTGCCGGTGGCCCGGAAGGTCAGCGCCTTCTGGCCGTCCTCGGGAGCGACGGTGTAGGTCTCGGTGGTGGCGCCCGGGATCGGGACGCCGGAGCGCAGCCACTGGTAGGTGGTCGTGACGCCGCTGTCCTCCCAGGTCGGGGCGGTGCCGGTGAGCACCTGGCCGACCTTGGCCACGCCGGTGACGGTCGCCGCGGTCTTCACCTTCGGCGCGGACGCCTCGGCGCCGGGCAGCTGGATCGCCGAGGTGATC is a window encoding:
- a CDS encoding anti-sigma factor antagonist yields the protein MDLTLATRDVDGTTIVAVGGEIDVYTAPKLRDKITELVADGVYDLIIDMEAVEFLDSTGLGVLVGGLKKVRAHDGSLQLVCTQDRLLKIFRITGLAKVFVIHDSADAALAGS
- a CDS encoding type II secretion system F family protein — its product is MSVLGVGAGLPGVVVSGLVLPGPALPGLVLPGSVAGVALPAAALAAGAAVLLLVPGPTRLAGPAAGRPGSSSAASASRLPLGLAAPLAGGLLLLGAGVTTTALALVAALAALGGRSLVRSHRRRRAAVVAGEQVLEACEQLASELASGQPPGAALERAAVSWPALAPVAAAHRMGADVPSALRETAALPGAGDLRLVAAAWQVASRTGQGLADAVDRVGADLRAAGSTRRIVRGELASARATARLVGCLPVLALLMGSGAGGDPWGFLLGHPVGLACLAAGLALGWAGLAWIEAIARDVDGAT
- a CDS encoding TadE family type IV pilus minor pilin — protein: MATAELALVLPALVAVTAGLVWLLAVGAAQLRVVDAARETARAAARGDDAAAAVARGERVAPPGGRVVLRRSGGEVMAEATGEVDGPGGLFDFMPAITVHATAHALDEAALP
- a CDS encoding Ig-like domain repeat protein; its protein translation is MPSYKRALSAVATASLISTGLVAGSAIAPAHAAPAAPSAAKLPIPGLPELPGLPGLPGLPELPGLPGLPSPSTPPALSLETIPGLGEVLKLTKPLFAMLPIDLQKLLSFDVSWLCDGSLITLPAGADPWQFVPTEAQQGCQVAAKVTTTVLGFLPLEMITSAIQLPGAEASAPKVKTAATVTGVAKVGQVLTGTAPTWEDSGVTTTYQWLRSGVPIPGATTETYTVAPEDGQKALTFRATGTKGELSTVSTAEVTPALGDAPTAIGAPTLGGAAVVGRTLSVNPGTWSGTGTVQFAYQWMRGSEEIFGETGSTYVVRGADAGQQVWAAVAATRVGYEPGRASTDPVQVAKVGTTVTVGLAKKKVAKGAKGVLKIRLGADGLTPAGTVTVLNRGKAIKKYVVRASDNGRKSVTLPKLKPGKHKLRAVYAGSSTTAGSRSAVVVLTVLKKK
- a CDS encoding DEAD/DEAH box helicase; this encodes MADLVDRLASVPGREGRLTHLEVLPPRAAVTADWPAWADPAVVEAFGARGVALPWRHQAVAADAAHAGQHVVLATGTASGKSLAYQLPALTDVLAGRGRRGQRGATVLYLAPTKALAQDQLAGVTELGLGVRATTHDGDSGRDQRDWARDHAEYVLTNPDMLHRSLLPGHQRWAQFLGSLRYVVVDECHHYRGVFGAHVAHVLRRLRRVCASYGASPTFVLASATVADPEVAAGRLTGLDVLAVTGDASPRGQVSLALWEPPFTSYTGENGAPVRRAASSETADLLADLVAEDVRTLAFIRSRRGAEQVAMTAAELLADVDPSLPGRVASYRGGYLPEERRALEQALRRGEITGMAATNALELGIDISGLDAVLMAGFPGTRAALWQQVGRAGRGAQDALGVLVARDDPLDTYLVHHPETLLGRPVEATVFDPGNPYVLGPHLCAAAQEIPLAADELDLFGPTAPAVVDQLTAAGLLRKRPRGWFWTDRRRAADLADIRSAGGRPVQLVEGGTGRVVGTVDASSAHGTAHAGAVYVHRGETYLVSALDLDEHVAVIDRTDVDYSTSAREVTDITIVAEREAQRWGDCRLALGDVDVSHQVVSYLKRRQPSGEVVSEEPLDLPARSLRTTAVWWTVPEHALVEAGLDKRDLPGAAHAAEHCSIGLLPLFATCDRWDIGGVSTALHADTGMLTVFVHDGHPGGAGFAERGFAAAREWLGATRDAIRSCACDEGCPSCIQSPKCGNQNNPLDKHGAAALLDVLLGDG
- a CDS encoding sodium-translocating pyrophosphatase, whose product is MTGIHPAVAVEGGNLVLVLVVALIALGALAMAVMFRQEVLAAPEGSPSMKVIATAVQEGANAYLQRQFRTLAVFAVVAFFLLLVLPADDALVRVFRSVFFLVGAGFSAAIGYLGMSLAVRANLRVAAAAENTGREPAMNIGFRTGAAVGMATVGLGLLGASTVVLFFQDEAPDVLEGFGFGAALLAMFMRVGGGIFTKAADVGADLVGKVENNIPEDDPRNAATIADNVGDNVGDCAGMAADLFESYAVTLVAALILGSQAFGDKGLVFPLLVPAIGALTAVAGVYLCKPRVGENGLTTINRAFYISAGVAALACIVLSFVYLPTSFDDLTGIPPGGSPLDLAFGYDAADGNPALIAALAVVIGVVLAAAILALTGYFTGTEFKPVKDVGSTSLTGPATVILSGLAVGFESAVYTTLVIGAAVFGAFLLGGGSLSIALFAVALAGCGLLTTVGVIVAMDTFGPVSDNAQGIAEMSGDVGPEGAQILTELDAVGNTTKAITKGIAIATAVLAASALFGSYIGTAIDKLLEIEGSEDDSLSFFVFSPDVLVGLLIGVAVVFLFSGLAISAVGRAAGAVVYEVRRQFREIPGIMEGTGRPEYGKVVDIVTRESLRELATPGILAILAPIAVGFGLGVGPLAGFLAGAIGAGTLMAVFLANAGGAWDNAKKLVEDGHHGGKGSPAHEATIIGDTVGDPFKDTAGPAINPLIKVMNLVSLLIVGAVVSLTLGEDANRPLSIVIALVAAAGIAAAVVVSKRRSVVIGDDDGNPAPPPAPPAPPTGATDPAVGPVGDPVGDPAGGPVLDDHPTRPYQSPTP
- a CDS encoding DUF4244 domain-containing protein yields the protein MSLPSTRRRTGSRLPRPARPTRREDGITTAEYAVGTAAGAGLAGLLYKMLSGGFGNELLKTLFDHVLGLLGIG
- a CDS encoding Rv3654c family TadE-like protein, whose product is MDERGSVTLFAVGCLALLLLVGSALGVVAAMVGAHRTAQSAADLAALAGAATVAAPGRGDPCAAAAAIAGRNGAVLLTCTVEGREVRVRAEAPGPRWLGQVADLAADARAGPA
- a CDS encoding type II secretion system F family protein produces the protein MSPVVLAALAAGLAAALLPPARERLPATGPPVPAAVEAGWMRRQRPALALLTGASAYLFVGGPAAPVAAVAAAVGAWVALGRAEPPQARRRREAVRRELPHVVTLLATALRAGSAPGEAVDLVCRALPGPAADRLAPAAARLALGVDPATVWSGLGGDAELAPLGRALARAHATGAPVVAAVERLADELAARARAEVEDRARTVGVRAAVPLGLCLLPAFLLVGIVPLVAGLLGELTR